From a region of the Oryza sativa Japonica Group chromosome 6, ASM3414082v1 genome:
- the LOC4340877 gene encoding glycine-rich cell wall structural protein, which produces MARKNLLLLGVFLSALLFFFLDVAHARELAEASESEGKNVKPTGRSGVEDQKWGGAHGGGYGYGGGYGGGGYGHPGYGGGYGGGYGHPGYGGGYGGGYGQGYGCGYGHPGHSGGYGGGYGGGYGGGYGGGGGYGGGGGYGGGHGGGWP; this is translated from the exons ATGGCTCGCAAGAATCTCCTTCTGCTTGGTGTCTTCCTATCTGCTCTGCTTTTCTTCTTCCTGGATGTAGCTCACGCAAGAGAGCTCGCTGAAGCCAGTG AATCTGAGGGGAAGAATGTGAAGCCAACAGGTAGGTCAGGGGTCGAGGATCAGAAGTGGGGCGGTGCTCATGGAGGAGGATATGGATATGGCGGCGGGTATGGTGGAGGAGGATATGGTCATCCTGGGTATGGTGGTGGCTATGGTGGTGGATATGGCCACCCTGGATATGGCGGTGGCTACGGAGGTGGATACGGCCAAGGATATGGCTGTGGGTATGGTCATCCTGGTCACAGTGGAGGATATGGTGGTGGTTACGGAGGTGGTTATGGTGGAGGATACGGTGGTGGGGGTGGctacggtggtggtggaggttaTGGAGGAGGACATGGTGGTGGTTGGCCTTAA